A region of bacterium DNA encodes the following proteins:
- a CDS encoding phage tail sheath family protein — protein GLWARTDGIGVWKAPANEVLRGALDLEYQMTTGEQEILNPVGINAIRAFGVRGIRVWGARTTSSDPLWRYLNVRRLFNYIEDSLIGGTQWVVFEPNDANLWARARRTVNAFLLGLWRAGAMVGATPDAGFYVKCDEETNPREAVDEGRVTIEIGVAAVKPAEFVVIRIGQWAGPGAE, from the coding sequence CCGGCCTCTGGGCCCGCACGGACGGCATCGGCGTCTGGAAGGCCCCGGCCAACGAGGTGCTGCGCGGTGCGTTGGACCTCGAGTACCAGATGACCACCGGTGAGCAGGAGATCCTGAACCCGGTCGGCATCAACGCCATCCGCGCGTTCGGTGTCCGCGGCATCCGCGTGTGGGGCGCTCGGACCACGTCCAGCGACCCGCTGTGGCGCTACCTGAACGTCCGCCGGCTCTTCAACTACATCGAGGACTCGCTCATCGGCGGTACGCAGTGGGTGGTCTTCGAGCCGAACGACGCGAACCTCTGGGCTCGCGCGCGACGCACCGTCAACGCGTTCCTCCTGGGCCTCTGGCGCGCAGGGGCGATGGTCGGCGCGACGCCGGACGCCGGCTTCTACGTGAAGTGCGACGAGGAGACGAACCCACGGGAGGCCGTGGACGAGGGGCGCGTGACCATCGAGATCGGCGTCGCGGCGGTGAAGCCGGCCGAGTTCGTGGTCATCCGCATCGGCCAGTGGGCCGGCCCGGGCGCCGAGTAG